The region CATGAATTAAAAACATGAAGAGATATAATCATGTCACAAGAACAAATCGAACTGACCAAATCGTTTTCTCCGGCCCAGATATGGGCGCTGGCCCTCGGGTCAATCGTCGGCTGGGGATGCTTTGTGCTGCCGGGCGACATGTTTCTGCCCGAGGCGGGCATTCTGGGCACGCTGGCCGGCTTTATGGTCGGGGCATTTCTTATCTGCTTTGTGGCCGTCTGCTACAGCTACATGATTAAATACGCTCCTGTCGCAGGCGGCGCGTTTGCCTATGCCTATGTGGGATTCGGCCCCACAGCGGCGTTCATCTGCGGCTGGGCGCTGGTTCTGGGGTACATTGCCATCATAGGAATCGACGTGGCCGCTCTGGCGCTGATTTTCAGATTCCTCTTTCCGGGCGTGTTTGAGTTCGGCAGGTTATACAGCATTGCCGGATGGGATGTGTACACCGGCGAAGTGGTGCTGATGACCGGGGCAACCCTTCTTTTCGGCTGGCTCAACTACCGCGGCACCACCTTTGCCGGTCAGTTTCAGGTTGTGCTCACCTTTATGCTCACCGCCGGTATCATTTCGCTTTTTGCCGGTTCCGCATCCATGGAAAGTGCCGCAATGGGCAACCTGCTGCCGCTCTTTTCCGAGCACCGCACTCCTCTTGCCTGCGTGCTGATCATTTTCGCCATCTCGCCGTTTCTTTTTGTCGGTTTCGACACCGTTCCGCAGGCGGCCGAAGAATTTTCATTTGACCCAGCGCGCGCCCGCAATATCATGATCATAGCGATCATATGCGGCGTCATTCTGTATTCTCTGGTAACCCTGGCCGTGGCTGTGGCCATTCCCTACCCTGAAATGCTTGCCCGGATGGATGCCATGCGCAACGCAGGAGGCACAGCATGGGCAACCGGCGAAGTAGCCAGCATGGCCTTTGGCAAGATGGGCGCCGTGGTGCTGGCATGCGCCGTGATGGGCGCCGTATGCACCGGCATCAACGGGTTTTACATCGCCACATCCCGTCTGCTGCTCAGCATGTCGCGCGGGCGTATCCTGCCGGCCTGGTTCGGCGCCATTCACCCTGTATACCGTACCCCGTACAAAGCCATTCTGTTCACCATCGCCGTGGTACTGCTTACGCCTTTTGCCGGCCGCTCGGTTGTGGTGTGGATTGTGGACATGAGCTCGGTAGGCACCGGCATAGGATACCTTTTCACCTGTCTTGCAGCTCGCAGAGTGCTTTCCGGCGGGCAGGCCGCCGATGGCTATGCCATGAAAATATTCTGCTGCGGCATGGGTACGCTGGCAGCAGTCATGTCCATAGGTCTGCTGCTGGTACCCGGCTCTCCTGCATACATCAGCGAAGCAGCCCGCTGGTGCCTTGTGGCCTGGGTGGCCATGGGCGTATTCTTCTACTTCACCAACAGAAAAGAATGGGCCAGACTGCCGGAACCCGATATCCGCGAAAGCGTGCTGGGCAGCCGTACCATTCCCGTGTTTTTCAAAGCCCGCGGCACCGCTGCCGCCCCGCTGAAAGGCACAACGGAACAGCAAGAGTCCGCATAGACCACCTGTCCCGTAAAAAAAAACAACCCCCTGTCCGCACCGGTGCGGACAGGGGGTTGTTCCGGTATCCCGTAAGGGCAATGACTTCCGTCCTTACCGCCCGCACCGTCAAAGCCTGCAAGCACGGCGCGCC is a window of Oleidesulfovibrio alaskensis DSM 16109 DNA encoding:
- a CDS encoding APC family permease, with protein sequence MSQEQIELTKSFSPAQIWALALGSIVGWGCFVLPGDMFLPEAGILGTLAGFMVGAFLICFVAVCYSYMIKYAPVAGGAFAYAYVGFGPTAAFICGWALVLGYIAIIGIDVAALALIFRFLFPGVFEFGRLYSIAGWDVYTGEVVLMTGATLLFGWLNYRGTTFAGQFQVVLTFMLTAGIISLFAGSASMESAAMGNLLPLFSEHRTPLACVLIIFAISPFLFVGFDTVPQAAEEFSFDPARARNIMIIAIICGVILYSLVTLAVAVAIPYPEMLARMDAMRNAGGTAWATGEVASMAFGKMGAVVLACAVMGAVCTGINGFYIATSRLLLSMSRGRILPAWFGAIHPVYRTPYKAILFTIAVVLLTPFAGRSVVVWIVDMSSVGTGIGYLFTCLAARRVLSGGQAADGYAMKIFCCGMGTLAAVMSIGLLLVPGSPAYISEAARWCLVAWVAMGVFFYFTNRKEWARLPEPDIRESVLGSRTIPVFFKARGTAAAPLKGTTEQQESA